A part of Corynebacterium mustelae genomic DNA contains:
- a CDS encoding histidine phosphatase family protein, giving the protein MTRRLILLRHGQTEYNATKRMQGHLNTELSELGVAQAEAAADFLSTLNISTIVSSDLNRAYDTATVVGDRLGVAVKKDPRLRETHLGDWQARSRNEVDAMYPGMRAVWRHDPTWAPPGGGESRVDVARRARPVVDELMRDNQQWDDGTVLLVAHGGTISALTSNLLNLEVPQYPMFSGLGNTCWAQLTARPKFELDSNGKRRFTRFTPDTIDTARWYLDGWNMGVALGLKSPNFSTIGEAGAPGK; this is encoded by the coding sequence ATGACTCGCCGCCTAATTCTGTTGCGCCATGGACAGACTGAATACAATGCGACCAAACGTATGCAGGGGCACCTGAATACTGAACTCAGTGAGTTGGGTGTAGCGCAAGCTGAGGCAGCGGCGGATTTCCTTTCCACGCTGAATATCTCCACCATTGTTTCCTCCGACTTGAACCGCGCATATGACACCGCCACTGTGGTTGGGGACCGGCTTGGGGTCGCTGTGAAGAAAGACCCCCGGCTTCGGGAGACCCACCTAGGCGACTGGCAGGCTCGGTCCCGTAACGAAGTGGATGCGATGTATCCGGGGATGCGGGCAGTATGGCGCCACGATCCCACTTGGGCTCCGCCCGGCGGAGGCGAGTCGCGTGTCGATGTGGCACGGCGTGCCCGTCCGGTGGTTGATGAATTGATGCGGGACAATCAGCAATGGGACGATGGTACGGTGCTGCTGGTAGCCCATGGTGGCACGATTAGCGCGTTAACTTCCAATCTTTTGAATCTTGAGGTTCCGCAGTACCCAATGTTTTCTGGATTGGGCAATACCTGTTGGGCACAATTGACTGCCCGGCCGAAGTTTGAACTAGATAGCAATGGCAAACGCCGATTCACGCGCTTTACCCCAGATACTATTGACACCGCGCGGTGGTATCTCGATGGGTGGAACATGGGAGTGGCCTTAGGTCTAAAGTCGCCGAACTTTTCGACGATCGGTGAGGCCGGCGCGCCGGGTAAATAA